The uncultured Methanoregula sp. genomic sequence ATCGGAGAGGGAAATGAAATAATCCGATCACAGTTTCCAAACCGCTGGTGGAACTCGGATTAACTAATATCATGTGTTCTGGGGCAATAGGTAGGTCAATCGAATCTTCAGAATATCGAGAAATGATGCAGGATATTATTACCCGTGAAAAATCCTCATACCAAGAGAGGCGGTTTTTAATTCCCCCGATGCGTCGCCCCATAACCAGTACATACCAGAAGTTGGTTGCCTGATATTTGCAGTAATCAACCCTGCCGGCATTCGGATGAAAGCTCAAACATTACAACCAATGCGATAGATGACCGATATTTATTGGTTAGAAAATGGTCAAACAATGAAAAGGTAATCACTTCAGAAAAACTATCTGCTTATAGTTAGAGAACAATATGATCTTTTTATATCGTTCACGATTATGATATGGAGAAGACTTATTCGACAGTACTCCAACGTACTTACAGCAGATAACAAGAGGGTTTGTTTACTTTGTCAGTATTAAGGGACTCCTTCAAGATTTTACGTTTCCTATTCAGTCCATTTAAAGGAAAACTTGCATTATATCTGCTTGTTGTAATTATACTCAGCGGTCTTGAAGTATTCAGGGTCTCACTGGTATATCCAATAATAAATTATGGTCTTGGGGTGCAAAACCAGCCAAAACTGCTGGACACATTTTATAATTATATCCTTCCATCGTCGCTCAATCCATTTGTTGCATCTGCATTACTTCTGATTCTGGCATCTGTTGTTATAGCGGTGTTATACGGGATCGTTGCTTACTACGGTTCATTTCTGTTTGCGTCTGTCCGTGATTCACTGGACCGGCGTGTTTTCGAGAAGATCACAAAAAATCAATACAGTTATTTTGCAGCACGAAAACAGGGTGATTTGTTATATATCGGCCAGGGCGCGGTAAACGATGCCAGTGCAGCAGTAGGTGCTTTTGTTGACTTTATAAAAAATGCACTGACCGCCCTTTTTTATTTAATATTCATTTTTTATCTCTCATTCTGGCTTACGGTCGGATTAATAATTGTTGGAGCGGTGTATGCATTATTAGTCAAGAAATTTTTATTTTCAAGAGTGTACAGGAATAGCGCTGAATTAATTACAGCATACATGGAAAAATCCGTAATATATCAGGAATTCATATCCGGGATTAAAACCATCCTGATAACCAATTCCGTCGGGTTATTCAAGAAAAAATATGATTATGCTGTACAGAAGCTATTAAAAACAAATACGAATGTAAATGCCCTTAGTAAACTTCCCTCGATTATCAATGATTTTATAATGTTTTTTTTAATCTCCTTTGGGGCCATCAGCCTGTACATTTTTACAGAAGGGAATTTCATTGCATATATTGGTATATTCGGCACCCTTATGCTCGCTTTGTACCGTTTAATCCCCTGTGTCAATACGGCCCAGAGCAACTTGTCCACGGTCGTCCAGTCTCTTCCGTCACTTACCCTTGTGTATTGTGAGTTAACCGCTGATAGTGACATAGTGCGTTCTGAAAACACGTCCGATAAAAAGAGGAAATTTTCATTTAAAGATAATATTGAATTCAGGGATGTATCATTCGGTTATCCCGGATCTCAGCAGGATACCATTCACGGAATCTCATTTAAAATAGGCAAAAATAAAAAAGTTGCTATTGTTGGTAATTCAGGTTCCGGCAAGACCACTACTGCAAATCTTCTGGCATTGCTCTATAAACCGGTACGGGGGGGCATATTTGTTGACGGGGTCAATATTAATGAATTTGACCCTGCTGAGTATCTGGGATCTCTTGGATATATTGGCCAGGAATCTTTTATTTTTCATGATAGTATCAAAGAAAATATCCGGTTTGGCCTGGATCGCAGTGATCAGGAGATCATTGAAGCAGCAAAGCGTGCTGATGCACATGAATTTATTATGAGTACTGATCAGGGTTATAATACAATTATCGGGGACCAGGGGCTTAAACTGTCGGGTGGGCAGAGGCAAAGAGTTGCCATTGCACGGATAATACTACGGAACCCGGATATATTGCTGCTGGATGAGGCTACCAGTTCTCTGGATAATATTTCAGAAAAGAAAATTATTGATTCTGTTCAGCAGTTATCTGAGAATATGACGGTTATTACAATAGCCCACAGATTGTCAACGATACATAATGCTGATGTAATTCATGTTATGAAAAATGGTGAGATAGTTGAAAGTGGTACTCATGATGCGTTGATGGAGAAGAGAGGTGAATACTATCAATTGTATCTGGGGCAGGAGAAGGAGGAGTAATCGAAGAGAGTTTTCGAAGAGTTTTACGATTCGCATATCTTTTCGATTATAACGGGAGGGAAATTTTTTGGGGGGTTCGGATTCATTTTCACTACATATTCGTACTCGCTTCCCTTCGTATGAATAACAACGGGGATATCTGCCATCTACCGGGGATTAATCATTCTTTTCGATATTGAATTGGAAAACGATCAATCAGTAAATTCTTTTTTTGGCACCATCTTTTTTACCAGTAAATTCCTATAGTATATGGCGCCTCAGTGGCTTAGTTGGCAGAGCGGCTGACTTGTAATCAGCAGGTCCCGTGTTCAAATCACGGCTGAGGCTTGGCTTGCCATTACGGCGATATTTTTATTGGATTTAACGATGTCTGATACTGTTCGAGGATTTTACGGTATTACGCCAACATAACTCAATTAACATCTGTTCTGTCATAGTAAGGATGTTGGTAGTGAGTCCTGCCATCTGATAATCACTGATACCGGGGTTATTCCAATTTCTTCATCTCGCAGATATACGTTCATTCCTGGGGGCAGAAGCCTGGGAATTTTGCGTACCCTTGGTCCGATATTATTCTCTCCTTTTGGTACTACCCTATCATAGAAGGGGCTGTGTCCGGAGTTTTTTTCATTATGATCTCCGTGGGGATGCTCAAAAAACCTGACCTGACCGGCACTCAATATTCGATTCACCCGGATTGTTAAGATCCTATTCATCCTGATGATATCTTCAATGATAAACATCACTCCTCATTTTAACTGCGGTGCCATGCCTTCAGTACAATCTCTTATAGTAAGATCGTATCCATATTTTTATCCCACATATTTTAGACATCACATTTTGAGCATTTCTACTACATCCCGGTTATATGACGTCACCAAGTAACCTTCAATCGCAGACATGTGATGCGCGAAAAACCGGCGATGATCACAACAGGACCCCGAGTTCGTAATGGGAATATGAGTTCTGCTA encodes the following:
- a CDS encoding ABC transporter ATP-binding protein — encoded protein: MSVLRDSFKILRFLFSPFKGKLALYLLVVIILSGLEVFRVSLVYPIINYGLGVQNQPKLLDTFYNYILPSSLNPFVASALLLILASVVIAVLYGIVAYYGSFLFASVRDSLDRRVFEKITKNQYSYFAARKQGDLLYIGQGAVNDASAAVGAFVDFIKNALTALFYLIFIFYLSFWLTVGLIIVGAVYALLVKKFLFSRVYRNSAELITAYMEKSVIYQEFISGIKTILITNSVGLFKKKYDYAVQKLLKTNTNVNALSKLPSIINDFIMFFLISFGAISLYIFTEGNFIAYIGIFGTLMLALYRLIPCVNTAQSNLSTVVQSLPSLTLVYCELTADSDIVRSENTSDKKRKFSFKDNIEFRDVSFGYPGSQQDTIHGISFKIGKNKKVAIVGNSGSGKTTTANLLALLYKPVRGGIFVDGVNINEFDPAEYLGSLGYIGQESFIFHDSIKENIRFGLDRSDQEIIEAAKRADAHEFIMSTDQGYNTIIGDQGLKLSGGQRQRVAIARIILRNPDILLLDEATSSLDNISEKKIIDSVQQLSENMTVITIAHRLSTIHNADVIHVMKNGEIVESGTHDALMEKRGEYYQLYLGQEKEE